One region of Vitis vinifera cultivar Pinot Noir 40024 chromosome 1, ASM3070453v1 genomic DNA includes:
- the LOC100250945 gene encoding quinolinate phosphoribosyltransferase [decarboxylating] 1a isoform X2 has translation MSGIETRSPRISFESMVIKPPSHPTYDLRAVIKLALAEDVGDQGDVTCMATIPDDMEVEAHFLAKEDGIVAGIALAEMVFNEVDPSLKVEWSQKDGDYVHKGLKFGKVHGRAHNIVRAERVVLNFMQRMSGIATLTKAMADAAHPALILETRKTAPGLRLVDKWAVLIGGGRNHRMGLFDMVLIKDNHISIAGGVTNALKSVDSYLEKRNLQMEVEIETRTLEEIKDVLEYASKTKTSLTRIMLDNMVVPLLNGDVDVSMLKEAVELINGKFETEWRTDTFCEST, from the exons ATGTCCGGCATCGAAACCAGAAGCCCTAGAATATCATTTGAATCCATGGTGATAAAGCCTCCTTCTCACCCGACATATGATTTGAGGGCCGTCATAAAGCTTGCCCTTGCCGAAGATGTTGGGGATCAAG GTGATGTCACTTGTATGGCCACCATTCCGGATGACATGGAAGTGGAAGCTCATTTCTTGGCAAAGGAGGATGGGATCGTTGCTGGAATTGCGCTTGCAGAGATGGTATTTAACGAAGTTGATCCTTCACTGAAG GTGGAGTGGTCCCAAAAGGATGGAGATTATGTTCACAAAGGACTCAAGTTTGGCAAAGTACATG GTCGAGCACACAACATTGTTAGAGCAGAGAGGGTTGTGCTAAATTTTATGCAACGGATGAGTGGAATAGCAACTCTAACTaag GCCATGGCAGATGCTGCGCACCCCGCACTCATTTTGGAGACAAGGAAAACTGCTCCAGGTTTACGTTTGGTGGATAAGTGGGCG GTATTAATTGGTGGAGGGAGGAATCACAGAATGGGTTTATTTGATATGGTTCTTATAAAAGACAATCATATATCAATTGCTGGAGGCGTCACAAATGCCCTCAAATCTGTGGACTCATATTTAGAGAAAAGGAATCTCCAAATGGAGGTTGAG ATTGAAACCAGGACACTGGAGGAAATAAAGGACGTATTAGAATATGCttctaaaacaaaaacttcTTTGACTCGGATAATGTTGGATAATATGGTTGTCCCACTACTTAATGGTGATGTTGATGTGTCTATGCTTAAAGAAGCTGTGGAACTGATCAATGGGAAATTTGAGACTGAG TGGCGCACTGACACATTCTGTGAAAGCACTTGA
- the LOC100250945 gene encoding quinolinate phosphoribosyltransferase [decarboxylating] 1a isoform X1 translates to MSGIETRSPRISFESMVIKPPSHPTYDLRAVIKLALAEDVGDQGDVTCMATIPDDMEVEAHFLAKEDGIVAGIALAEMVFNEVDPSLKVEWSQKDGDYVHKGLKFGKVHGRAHNIVRAERVVLNFMQRMSGIATLTKAMADAAHPALILETRKTAPGLRLVDKWAVLIGGGRNHRMGLFDMVLIKDNHISIAGGVTNALKSVDSYLEKRNLQMEVEIETRTLEEIKDVLEYASKTKTSLTRIMLDNMVVPLLNGDVDVSMLKEAVELINGKFETEASGNVTLETVHKIGQTGVTYISSGALTHSVKALDISLKIDTELALEVGRRTKRA, encoded by the exons ATGTCCGGCATCGAAACCAGAAGCCCTAGAATATCATTTGAATCCATGGTGATAAAGCCTCCTTCTCACCCGACATATGATTTGAGGGCCGTCATAAAGCTTGCCCTTGCCGAAGATGTTGGGGATCAAG GTGATGTCACTTGTATGGCCACCATTCCGGATGACATGGAAGTGGAAGCTCATTTCTTGGCAAAGGAGGATGGGATCGTTGCTGGAATTGCGCTTGCAGAGATGGTATTTAACGAAGTTGATCCTTCACTGAAG GTGGAGTGGTCCCAAAAGGATGGAGATTATGTTCACAAAGGACTCAAGTTTGGCAAAGTACATG GTCGAGCACACAACATTGTTAGAGCAGAGAGGGTTGTGCTAAATTTTATGCAACGGATGAGTGGAATAGCAACTCTAACTaag GCCATGGCAGATGCTGCGCACCCCGCACTCATTTTGGAGACAAGGAAAACTGCTCCAGGTTTACGTTTGGTGGATAAGTGGGCG GTATTAATTGGTGGAGGGAGGAATCACAGAATGGGTTTATTTGATATGGTTCTTATAAAAGACAATCATATATCAATTGCTGGAGGCGTCACAAATGCCCTCAAATCTGTGGACTCATATTTAGAGAAAAGGAATCTCCAAATGGAGGTTGAG ATTGAAACCAGGACACTGGAGGAAATAAAGGACGTATTAGAATATGCttctaaaacaaaaacttcTTTGACTCGGATAATGTTGGATAATATGGTTGTCCCACTACTTAATGGTGATGTTGATGTGTCTATGCTTAAAGAAGCTGTGGAACTGATCAATGGGAAATTTGAGACTGAG GCATCAGGCAATGTCACTCTTGAGACAGTACACAAAATTGGACAAACTGGAGTGACTTACATATCTAG TGGCGCACTGACACATTCTGTGAAAGCACTTGACATCTCCCTCAAAATCGACACGGAGCTTGCGCTTGAAGTTGGAAGGCGGACCAAAAGAGCATAA